TCAGCACTTCAGTAAGGAGTACAACAATGAAAAATATTACAGAGCAAGGGGTGATCTGCCCGCATTGCGGCCACAATATCCGCATCACCTTAGATACCAGCGGTGGCAGTCAGGAATTCTATGACGACTGTCCAGCGTGCTGCCATGCCATTCATTTGACCATGGAAGTCGATGATTTACATCGCACCATCAACTTATTCGTCGATGCCGACGACGAACAGATTTTCTGATCCAGAGCCTGCGAAATCACGAAACAACCCCGCAGGCTCAGAGCCGGACGGCAATCATTCTGGTTAGGACCGGGCTGCCAACACGCGCTCAACGGTATCGACGATCGCCTGCGTTTGCGGGTCGATTTCAATATTGACCCAATCACCAGCGCGACGCTGGCCAAACAGCGTCCGATTCAGCGTCTCCGGGATCAAATGGACACAGAACCGCGCGTCAGTCACCTCACCGATGGTCAGCGAACAGCCGTCAATGCCGATATAACCTTTACGCAGCACGTACTTACTGTAGTCCTCCGGTAAGTTGAACCACAGCGTACAATTGTTCGGGGTAGTGATCACCTCGCTGATCTCGGTGGTGAAGTTCACATGACCGGACATCGAATGGCCGCCGATTTCATCGCCAAATTTCGCCGCCCGCTCAATATTGACGTGATCGCCCACCGCCACCCGACCCAGGTTCGTTACTTTGAGCGTTTCCTGCATCAGATCGAAAGCAACCCGATCGCCTTCAATCGCCGTTACGGTCAGGCAGCAGCCGTTATGGGCAACCGATGCACCGATTTCCAACCCACAGAGCAACGCTTGCGGTAAGCGAATCACATGGGTCTGAAACTGCTCTTTTTTAATGATCTCAACAACTTCTGCGGTCCCTTGAACAATCCCGGTAAACATACATACTCCAGAGGAAAATCCGGTATCCGAATCATGGATACCGCTTGAAAAGCGTATCCTAGCACAACCAGTCCGTTTTCCCGGCAGGTGCTAACGGGCAAGCGGGAAATTCCGGCCAGGATTTCCGAAATCACAGCGTTTTTTAGTCGTTAACAATTGTGTCACGTTATTATCGCGCTATAATTCACCGCTCAGCACATTTGTATTACCTTTCTCTTACCCTGTTCCAGGAGCATCCCGTGCAAAACTATTGGCGAGAAACCCGTCATCTCTTGAAATTAGCCATTCCGGTACTGATCGCATCTGTGGCCCAAACTGCCATGGGGTTTGTCGATACCGTCATGGCCGGTGGCGTCAGCGCCACCGACATGGCGGCCGTTTCCGTCGCCGCCAGTATTTGGTTACCGGCTATTTTGTTTGGGGTCGGCCTGCTGATTGCGCTGGTGCCGATCGTTGCCCAGCTCAATGGTTCCGGAAAAAAAGAAAAGATCCCGTTTGAAGTGCAGCATGGATTTGTCCTCTCTGCGCTGGTGTCCGTTCCGATTATTCTGGTGCTCTATAACGCCGGAATGCTGATTGATTTGATGGACGTCGAGCCGGTTCTGGCTGAGAAAACCATCGGCTATCTGCATGCGGTACTCTACGCTGTTCCCGGCCTGTTGTTCTTCCAAACCCTGAAAAGCTTCTCCGAAGGGCTGTCTTTGACCATTCCCGGGATGGTCATCGGCTTTATCGGCCTGGCCGCGAACATTCCGCTGAACTGGATCTTTGTCTACGGTAAATTCGGCGCACCGGAAATGGGCGGGGTTGGCTGTGGGGTCGCAACCGCGATTGTCTACTGGCTGATGTTCATCGCAATGCTGATCTACGTGTTTATCAACAAGCGTTTAAAGCAAGCGGGTCTGTTTACCACCCTGTACCAGCCGCAGCCGAAGGCTGTTCTGCGCCTGTTTAAGCTGGGCTTCCCGGTCGCAGCCTCGCTGTTTTTTGAAGTTTCCCTGTTTGCAGCGATTGCCCTGCTGATCTCTCCCTTGGGTTCGATTGTGGTGGCCGCGCACCAGGTGGCAATCAACTTCTCCTCCCTGATCTTTATGCTGCCGATGAGCTTCGGCGCAGCACTGAGTATCCGGGTGGGTTTCCTGATGGGGAAAGAAGAGATTGATGAAGCCCGAATTGCCAGCCACAGCGGGATAATGGTAGCGATCGGAATGTCCCTCATCACCGCAATCTTGACTGTTGTGTTTCGAGAAGAAATCGCCCTGCTCTACACCGACAATCCTGAGGTTGTGCTGCTGGCCGGTCAACTACTGTTCCTGGCCGCGGTGTACCAGTGCAGTGACGCAGTCCAGGTGGTTGCCGCCGGTGCCCTGCGCGGCTATAAAGATATGCAGGCGATTTTCTCCCGCACCTTTATTGCCTATTGGATCCTGGGCCTGCCGTCCGGGTACATTCTGGGCATGACCGATTGGGTGGTAGCACCAATGGGTCCGCACGGCTTCTGGTACGGAAACATCATCGGCCTGACGTCCGCCGCCGTCATGCTGGCCGTGCGGATGCGCTGGGTACATCATCAGGACAACCAGTTCCAACTGGCAATGTCGCTGCGATAAGCACAGCACCTCCCCCTTCGAATGACAAGGCGACTCAGGTCGCCTTTTCTTTTTGCGCCAAAGTTAACCATAATAGAGAAAGCAATGATAAAAAACATAAGCTTACGTGATGCAAAAATGCCCTGCGATCGCTGTACTCCTCCTTTGCTTCGCCCTCTTCGGGTGTGAGCGCAATAGCTCGGAAGCCAGTTTCGAAATCTATCAACAACGCCTCGCCAGCGTCCTGGAGGTGCCGACACCTGCCGCACCAAAGACCCAAACACCACCCCTGCCGGATATCCGTGATCTGCTTCTGCCGATAGAGGAAATCCGAATCGGCCTGCTCGATGCATATGAGCTCCGAAAGTGCGGCCTGTTCCAGCTCATCGCAGAGCGAAACTCAACCCTGGGCAAACTTCAGGATAAGACCCGCCAGATGCGCTATGAGCTGCTGTTTATGGACGGGCTGGAATACTGCCTTAGTACGTTACCGGAAGACTCAGAGCTGCGGCCCCAGCTTGAACAGTTTCACGCCTTAAAACGCCGGCAGCTGCCGCATTATTTATGGAACATGCTGACAACGGGGGAAGAATGGCGCCGGCAACTGAACCTGTTCACCCACGCCTTTCCGCTGGACAGCTTCCCCGGTGCCACAGAGAACCAGGAGGCGATGCGCTATTTGCAACATATTCACCAACGAATTATCCGGGAAGAGACTCTGCCACCCAAGCAGGCGGAAGGTTTACTCCATCATCAAGCAGCCATTCACACCTTTCGTTACTTCGGCCAGCTCGTCTATTCGATGGCCCGCGCCAGCGACTGGCTCAACACCACCACCCGGTTGCTGGAAGCCCATGAATCCGCGGTCATCTGCGGCGCAAACCGCAACCAGCAGCAAGCGGAATATCTAAGTAATGTGTTCTATCGTTTTTTTGCCGCCGACCTGCAGCCTTATCTCACCGAACTCGACAGCCAGTACCAGCAGATCCAGGGACCACTACGGACGTTGTTGAACCCACCAACAGAACTCGGTCCCCGGTTCGCGCCCTATTATGACTATTACGTCGCCGGTCAGCTCTATCAGGACTATCGCCAGGCCATCCTCAACCATGTCCGTTTTTGGCAGCGCACGTTCAAACGCTGCCAGATCAAAGTCGGTTTGCAGCACCAATCCAACTAATGCTACGCAAACTAGCACTCGTCCAACCAACACCGGAGGCAACCCGGGCTATCTATCCCGGGGGAATCCCTCTATGATGAACTTAGCTGTGCTATCAGGCACATAGGTGGATCGCATAGGGAAGGAATACAAATGAAAAAGAATAAAAACGATGCCAAATTACTGAAAAAAGCACTGGAATTAGGTTTTGCCTTTGCGCACAAGCAGGGCTATGGCGATTTGGATAAAAGCGTCTCGGCCAAAGACAAGGTTGAATGTATTTACCGCCTGCTCGTTGCGGCCAAGCAAATTACACCACTGGCTCCGGAACAAGAAGACGGTCCCAATATGAAGCATAAGCTGGTGCTGTGGATTTCCCGCTTGTTGCCCCCGGATCACGAGTTGCTGAAATAAGCATTGCGACGCATACCGCGGTCAGGTAACGTATTTTGATTCAACATCATCCAGGGAAGGGAGACATGCGGCGAGTCATATTTAACCAAAAAGGTGGCGTGGGGAAATCAAGCATTGCGGCAAACCTGGCAGCGCTGAGCGCGGCACATGGCTACAGAACACTGCTGATCGATTTGGATGTTCAGGGCAACAGCAGCCATTATCTCGGCTACGATCCCCGCGATGACGCCGGGGCAGATCAAAGTAAAAATATTGCTGAGCTGCTGAATCAAACCGTCGGCTGGTTTTCAGTCTCCACGCCGGTCAAAGCCTTTCCCCAACCGACGCAATTCCCCAAGTTAGATATCATTCCGTCCAGCCCCAAACTGGAGAAAATTGAATCTGAGCTCGAGCGCCGCTACAAAATCTACAAGCTCCGGGATGCGCTCGATGAACTCGAAAAAAATTATGATCGCATTTACATTGATACCCCGCCCAACTTTAACTTTTTCAGTAAAGCTGCACTCATTGCCGCACAGCGGCTACTGATCCCGTTTGATTGCGACAGCTTTTCCCAGCAAGCCCTGATGACCTTGCTCAATAATGTCGCCGAGCTTCGCGAAGATCATAACCCTCGGCTTGAAGTCGAAGGCGTGATTGTCAACATGTTCAACGCCCAGGCAAACTTTCCGGCCAAAATCATTGCCGATCTGAGTGACATCGGTTTACCGATCCTCAAGCCCTATTTGCCTCTGTCAGTCAAAATGAAAGAGTCACATTACCACCAGCAACCGCTGATCCATATGCTCCCGAATCACAAGCTGACCCAAGCTTTTGAACAGTTATTTGAACATCTGGAGCAAACCGCACCCAGCAGGCTAGAAACTGAACAATAACAAGGCATTACTCTTTGGAAAACCGAAGTCATGATGCTGGTTTTAAGCCTGTTGTTGCTGGTTTGGCTTACGCTTTGCGTAAACAGTAAGCAAACACGCGCTTTTTTCAGTTTTTATGGATAGTTGCACTTGCGCCCCCATCATGAAGTGTTTAATATCCACCTTGTTCTCAGGAACATGACAGTTCAGTGATACGACCGTAGCTCAGCTGGTTAGAGCACCACCTTGACATGGTGGGGGTCGGTGGTTCGAGTCCACTCGGTCGTACCAATTTTGAATGTTAAACCAGAACATTCAATATACTGTGAACAATCTGCGTCTGTAGCTCAGCTGGTTAGAGTACTACCTTGACATGGTAGGGGTCGGTGGTTCGAGTCCACTCAGACGCACCAATTTGATAATGCCCTGCTCCTTCGATTCTTGTCAATTAAGCGGCGCATGACAAACAATACGACCGTAGCTCAGCTGGTTAGAGCACCACCTTGACATGGTGGGGGTCGGTGGTTCGAGTCCACTCGGTCGTACCAATTTTGAACGTTAAACCAGAACGTTTCGAAATACTGAAACAAAATCTGCGTCTGTAGCTCAGCTGGTTAGAGTACTACCTTGACATGGTAGGGGTCGGTGGTTCGAGTCCACTCAGACGCACCAAATTAAGAATGCCCTGCCCTTTCGATTCATGTCGATAAACGCAGTGCATCAAAAACAATACGACCGTAGCTCAGCTGGTTAGAGCACCACCTTGACATGGTGGGGGTCGGTGGTTCGAGTCCACTCGGTC
Above is a window of Photobacterium sp. TY1-4 DNA encoding:
- a CDS encoding DUF5062 family protein, coding for MKKNKNDAKLLKKALELGFAFAHKQGYGDLDKSVSAKDKVECIYRLLVAAKQITPLAPEQEDGPNMKHKLVLWISRLLPPDHELLK
- a CDS encoding CPXCG motif-containing cysteine-rich protein codes for the protein MKNITEQGVICPHCGHNIRITLDTSGGSQEFYDDCPACCHAIHLTMEVDDLHRTINLFVDADDEQIF
- a CDS encoding riboflavin synthase subunit alpha, which produces MFTGIVQGTAEVVEIIKKEQFQTHVIRLPQALLCGLEIGASVAHNGCCLTVTAIEGDRVAFDLMQETLKVTNLGRVAVGDHVNIERAAKFGDEIGGHSMSGHVNFTTEISEVITTPNNCTLWFNLPEDYSKYVLRKGYIGIDGCSLTIGEVTDARFCVHLIPETLNRTLFGQRRAGDWVNIEIDPQTQAIVDTVERVLAARS
- a CDS encoding ParA family protein, whose protein sequence is MRRVIFNQKGGVGKSSIAANLAALSAAHGYRTLLIDLDVQGNSSHYLGYDPRDDAGADQSKNIAELLNQTVGWFSVSTPVKAFPQPTQFPKLDIIPSSPKLEKIESELERRYKIYKLRDALDELEKNYDRIYIDTPPNFNFFSKAALIAAQRLLIPFDCDSFSQQALMTLLNNVAELREDHNPRLEVEGVIVNMFNAQANFPAKIIADLSDIGLPILKPYLPLSVKMKESHYHQQPLIHMLPNHKLTQAFEQLFEHLEQTAPSRLETEQ
- a CDS encoding DUF3080 domain-containing protein, producing MQKCPAIAVLLLCFALFGCERNSSEASFEIYQQRLASVLEVPTPAAPKTQTPPLPDIRDLLLPIEEIRIGLLDAYELRKCGLFQLIAERNSTLGKLQDKTRQMRYELLFMDGLEYCLSTLPEDSELRPQLEQFHALKRRQLPHYLWNMLTTGEEWRRQLNLFTHAFPLDSFPGATENQEAMRYLQHIHQRIIREETLPPKQAEGLLHHQAAIHTFRYFGQLVYSMARASDWLNTTTRLLEAHESAVICGANRNQQQAEYLSNVFYRFFAADLQPYLTELDSQYQQIQGPLRTLLNPPTELGPRFAPYYDYYVAGQLYQDYRQAILNHVRFWQRTFKRCQIKVGLQHQSN
- a CDS encoding MATE family efflux transporter, whose amino-acid sequence is MQNYWRETRHLLKLAIPVLIASVAQTAMGFVDTVMAGGVSATDMAAVSVAASIWLPAILFGVGLLIALVPIVAQLNGSGKKEKIPFEVQHGFVLSALVSVPIILVLYNAGMLIDLMDVEPVLAEKTIGYLHAVLYAVPGLLFFQTLKSFSEGLSLTIPGMVIGFIGLAANIPLNWIFVYGKFGAPEMGGVGCGVATAIVYWLMFIAMLIYVFINKRLKQAGLFTTLYQPQPKAVLRLFKLGFPVAASLFFEVSLFAAIALLISPLGSIVVAAHQVAINFSSLIFMLPMSFGAALSIRVGFLMGKEEIDEARIASHSGIMVAIGMSLITAILTVVFREEIALLYTDNPEVVLLAGQLLFLAAVYQCSDAVQVVAAGALRGYKDMQAIFSRTFIAYWILGLPSGYILGMTDWVVAPMGPHGFWYGNIIGLTSAAVMLAVRMRWVHHQDNQFQLAMSLR